Below is a window of Stygiolobus azoricus DNA.
CCTAAGAAAAGAGAGAATAGAGGTAGAAGGAAAGGCGATAAGGGGCATGTAGGTTATATTTCTTGCGACCAATGTGGTGCTAGAGTACCAGAGGATAAGGCAATATGTGTAACTAAACCGTACAGTCCAGTAGACCCTGCTTTAGCAGCTGAACTAGAGAAGAAAGGAGCTATTATAATGAGATATCCGGTAACGAAGTGTTATTGTGTTAATTGTGCGGTTTACTTAGGTATTATAAAGATTAGACCTGAAGAAGAAAGGAAACAAAAGGCAAAACTTTATTGAGCTCCCCAGGTCCTCTTTTGACAAAGTTTTTTAAATTTACTTTGCTCATCTCTTTTTATGAGACTTTATGAGTTAAGTTTTTATGAGATTGAGAGTTTTTTCTATAAATTAGCTGAACTCAGGGATATCCTTAAAGATGAAAATCTGTTGACAATATCCCCAATTCTTGAGAAAGGTGATGTAGTTCAGGGCACATCAATGGTAAGGCACGCTTTTCCTATATTTCAGAAAGGTGGAGTAGTAATGGATGTAACTAACGTCACACAAGCTCAAATAGCTGAAGATGCTGGAGCTACTGCTGTGATGGTCTTAGACAAGCTACCCTACGACGTGAGGAAAAGTGGCGGTGTAGCGAGAATGGCTGATCCAAAAATTATTGAGGAAGTAATGAACTCTATTACGATACCCGTTATGGCAAAGGTAAGGATAGGGCATTATTATGAAGCTAAGGTGCTAGAAGCACTAGGAGTAGATATGATAGACGAGAGCGAAGTCCTTACACCTGCTGACGAGGAACATCACATAAACAAATGGGAATTCAAAGTACCCTTCGTTAACGGTGCGAGAAGTTTAGGAGAAGCCTTGAGGAGAATTAGTGAGGGAGCATCAATGATCAGAACTAAAGGTGAAGCCGGAACTGGAAACGTAAGTGAAGCTGTAAAGCACATGAAAATAATAAACAATGAGATAGCCCAATTGGTGTCGATGAATGAAGAGGACAGATTAAAGAAATCTAGGGAGTTACAAGTTCCTTATCAATTAGTAGAACTAACTGTTAAGCTCAAGAGGTTACCGGTTGTCAACTTTGCTGCTGGAGGAATAGCTACACCTGCTGATGCTGCCCTAATGATGTGGTTAGGTGCCGACGGTGTTTTCGTAGGCTCTGGAATATTTAAGAGTTCAGACCCAGATATGAGGGCTAAAGCAGTAGTTTTGGCCACTGCCAACTGGGAGGACCCTGAAATTGTGTTAGAGGCACAAAAAATGATAAGCGAAAGCAAGAGTATGATGGGTATTGATATAAAGTCACTTAAGCCAGAGGAGTTGCTGCAAATAAGAGGGAGTTAAGTATGAAAATAGGAATTCTTGCTTATCAAGGTAGTTTTGAAGAGCATGCATTACAGTTAAAGAGAGCAATGATAAAACTGAACGTTAGTGGAGATATACTTCCGGTTAAAAAAACAGGGGATCTGAAACAAGTTGACGGATTAATTATACCAGGTGGAGAGAGTACAACTATTGGAATTATAGCTCAGAAGCTTGGTGTCTTAGACGATTTAAAAAGTAAGATCACTGAAGGTACACCGGTGTTAGGGACTTGTGCCGGTGCTATAATGTTAGCTAAAGACGTCACAGACGCAAAGGTCTCCAAAAAGTCACAGCCTCTGATAGGGGAAATGAATATTCAAGTTATAAGGAATTATTACGGAAGACAGAGGGAGAGCTTTGAGGCGACTTTAGATTTCTCAGTTATAGGTGGCGGAAAAGGTAGGGTAGTATTCATTAGGGCTCCAGCAATCGTGAAGACGTGGGGAGAGGCTAAGTCTTTAATAACACTACAAGGTGTTACGGTAATGGCTGAGGAGAGAAATATGATTGCCACTACTTTCCATCCTGAACTATCGAATACTACAATCGTTCATGAGTACTTTCTCGATCACGTCAAGAGATAATTTATTATTTTTCCACTCACTAATTTGAAGTAGGGTATTATTAGTTGCCTCCGAAAGATCTATTACCTGATAAGTCCGCACTAATTCATGGTATATCGAAATACGTAGCGGAACAGAGGCTTTATGGTAACATCCTAATTCACAAAATATTACTTAACGAGTTAGAAAGAGATGCAAGGGAAGGTTTAGTTTCAGCTGAAATAGCATTAGAAGAAGTTTCAAGGTTAAAAGAACTTAGTGAAGAGTTGTTAGTAAGTTTCGAGATAGTAGGTGATGAAGGAAGATACTCTTCTGTGAATGAGGGTTTACGTGAGTATTGCTTAAGAAGGAGTTGTACGATCGTTACAGCTGATGCGATACAGCAGAGGTTGGCTGAAAGCCTAGGAATTGATGTAATTTTACTTACACCAGATGTTACTTCGCTTACAATCGATAAGTTGTTTGACGAAAACACTATGAGTGTACATTTAAAAGAGGGGACAACCCCAAAAGCCAAAAAGGGTAAACCAGGAAACTGGCAGTTCGTTGAACTGTCGCCTAATATTCTTACTGGTCACGAGATCAAAAAGATCGTCAATGAAATTCTTTCCGCTGTTGATTACGTTAAAGACTCTTTTATTGAAATTGAGAGAAAAGGTTCGACAATAATCCAGTTAGGTAATTATAGGATAGTGATAATCAGACCTCCTCTAAGTGATGGGTGGGAGGTTACAATTACCAGACCTGTGGCTAGAAAGAGGTTAGAAGATTACAACCTTAATGAGAAGTTATTATTGAGGTTGAGAGATAGAGCTGAAGGAATACTTATAGCCGGCTCACCAGGAATGGGTAAGACTACTTTCGCCCAAGCACTTGCGGAATTTTACATGAGGATGAATAAAGTAGTTAAAACAATAGAATCTCCGCGTGATATGCACTTACCTCCCGAGATAACACAGTATTCAAAGAACTATGCTGAAGTAGGTGAGCTACACGACATATTATTGCTTAGTAGACCCGATTATACTGTTTATGATGAGATGAGAAATGATGAGGACTTTAAACTCTACATCGATTTAAGACTAGCAGGAATAGGGATGATAGGAGTTGTCCACGCCACTTCTCCAATCGACGCAATTCACAGGTTTATTAATAGAGTCGATATAGGTACAATTCCTAATATTCTGGATACGATAGTTTTCATCCACTCGGGGAATGTAGCCAAGGTATATAGTCTGGACATGACTGTGAAAGTCCCGACTGGATTAAAGGAGGCTGACCTAGCCAGACCCGTTGTAGAGGTAAAAGATTTACTTACGGATAGAGTTGAGTACGAAATTTACGTGTTCGGTGAACAGACCATGATAGTACCCGTGGCTAGTATAACAGCAAAAGCCGGAAATTCTATACAAAGAAGATTAGAGAACTTAATTAGCAACATAATTCCCTCTGCCTCGGTCACCTATGAAAATGGGGAGTACGTTATAACAATACCGAAGGAAGGAATAGGACTGTTTAATAAACGTGTAGTTACTAAGTTAAAGAAATATGAAAAGAAATATGGTATAAAGACTAGGATTAGATTCCCAGAATGATTACATAAAGAAATCCAAGGTTTTGCTCAATTTGGCGTCTACATATCTCACCAAGTCGTCAAAAGTAAGACCTATACTTAGTGTCTCCATATCAACAACGTAATTACCAATCTCTGTCTTTCTAAGGCTGTCGAATTTAACAAAACGTAGTTCTTTATCGATTTTAGCTCCGATGAACAATTCGCCTCCGCTCCTCCTTGCAAATTCCTTTATTCCTTCAGCTTGTTCCCGTTCAATGTAAATTCTACTTCCGTTTTTTCTACTCTTCATTTCAATGAGAATTATGACACCGGATTTCATGGCTACTATATCAGGTACGTGGTCTTTTCTCTTAGCTCCGCTTGCAGGTGCTCTAATAACGGCAAAGCCCCTATCTCTAAGTTTGGAAACAATATACCTCTCTAAAGAAGTGCCCCTACTTTTATTTGAAGTCACAAAAGAATATAATAAAAATTTAGGATTTAGGTTTTCCTCTCAGAGATATTTCCCTTACTTCTCTTCCAACTTTCTCTTCTAAGCTATTTTCTAGTTCTTGAACCCCTTTAACAAGGGTCGGAGCCCCCTTTCCGTATTCTTCTATCCACTGATTAGCAAACTCACCAGATCTTATCCTATCTAAAACCTCTTTCATCCTCTTCTTTACACTTTCGTCTATGACATATTTGCCAGCAGTCAGACCTCCGTATTTTGCTGTGTCAGACACTGCTTTGAACATCCCACTGAACCCTTTTTCATAGATTAAGTCAACAATCATCTTCATTTCGTTTATAGTCTCGTAATATGCAATTTCAGGCTGGTATCCCGCCTCTACTAGGACCTGGAAAGCTGACCTCATTAGTTGTGTTATTCCGCCTACTAAGTCTACTTGTTCACCGAAGAGGTCTGTTTCAGTCTCTTCTTTAAAGGTAGTCTCTATAACACCAGCTCTAGTAGCTCCTAAAGCTTTAGCTATAGCTAATGCTTTCTCTAACGCTTTACCAGAATAGTTCTGGTGAACTGCAACTAATGCAGGGACTCCTCCTCCTTTCACGAAGTATTCTCTTACTATTGGTCCTGGTCCTTTAGGTGCTATCATATATACATCCACATCCTTAGGTGGTTCGATCAACCTATAGTGTATGTTAAATCCGTGAGCGAAAACTAAGTCATTCCCGCTTCTTAGATGTGGCTTTACTCTTTCAAGGTATACAGTCCTTTGAACCATATCTGGCAAGAGGAATATTATTATGTCAGCGTTCTTTACAGCATCTTCAGTATGCATTGGGTTAAATCCGTCTTTTTTAGCTTGTTCCCATGATTTTCCTTCTCTTTCTAGTCCTACTAAGACTTTTAGCCCAGAGTCTCTAAGATTTAGTGCCCAAGCATGACCTTGGCTTCCGTAACCTAATACTGCTATTGTTTTGTCTTTTATAGGTTCTAAGCTTGCGTCTTTATCAGTATATATTTTTACCACTTACAATCCCCCAACTTAGTGTAGTTACTTTTGAGAATGAGGGTTTAAAAACTACTATGTCATATTCTTTCGCTTCAAAAGGTTCTCCTCTAACTACAGACCCATCTCGTTTTATGACATATGTCGTAACTACAGCATCTTCTAATACCTCTACTTTCTCTACGTCTACTGTTTTGCTTAAGTTTTGTATTGCTATATCAAAATTGTTAGTATAGGGTACTCCTAGATAAATCTCGTATAGTCCGTCGTCTGAAACTTTCCTACCTTGGATCCAGTTAATATCCATTAGCAGTTTTCTGAACGCACCAGCTACTCTCTCTATATAACCTGGATCCCTATAGTAACCAATTACTCTAACTACCTTTTCTTGGGTCACGTAGGATCACCTGCTTTAGTCTTCCACCTGGAGGTAAAGTGGGTAAGGCTAATTCTTCTTTGTCTATGGGCACTCTTATTACTGCTGGCATATCTTCTCTAATGGCAGCTTTTATCGATTTCTCTATTTCTTCATAACTTGTAGCATTATAACCCAGTGCTCCGAAAGCCTCTGCTAACTTGACGAAGTCTGGTGATGGTCCATAGTCTACTCCTACTACTCGGCGGTTAAAGAACAAGTCTTGTACTTGTCTCACCAGCCCTAATGTTCTGTTATCAAATACTATAGATATTACTGGGATATGCTCGTCAACAGCCGTTGCTAAATTGGTTCCAGTCATTAAGAATGAGCCGTCTCCGTCAAGGTCTACTACCACTTTATCAGGTTTTGCCAGTTTTGCGCCCATTGCAGCAGGTAGTCCGAATCCCATCGTTCCCATTCCTGTTGAAGACAAAAACGTTCTTGGCTCTAGTACTTCCCAAAACACTTCAGCCCACATTTGATGTTGCCCCACACCGGTCGTAACAATTGCATCCCTAGGTATTGCATTCCTTATGGTCTTTAGAACTTTCCAGGGTTTTAATTTATTCGGCTCATCGTGAAAGTAAAACTGGGCATAGTATTCTTTGTACTCTTTCAATCTCTTTAGCCACGCACTATGATCATTCTTCATTCCTAACTCAATTACAGCTTTTGTCAGTTCCTTCAGTAAGATCTTAGCATCTCCCACTAGGTTTACGTCTACCTTTATAGCCCTCTCTCCATCTGAAGGGTCAATGTTTATCATAATGAACTTCTTCCTAGTTTCGATCATTTCATCGTATGACGTTATTGTCCTATCACTAAATCTGGCTCCCACTACTAACATCGCATCCGATTCCAGCGCTGCCATTGACGCTTCAGCTCTTCCGTAATACCCCATAGGTCCAAAGTATAATGGGTGATCGTGAGGTATCGCTGATTTACCGGGGAATGTTGAGATTATTGGCATATGAAGTAGTTCTGCGAGTTCCAAAACTTCTTGTATGGCGTTAGACCAAACTACTCCAGTTCCAGCAAGTATTATGGGTCTTTCAGCGTTTATCAGGATCTCGGCAGCTTTCTTTAGCTTCTGTCTGTCTATTATTGTCGGGAACTCTTTGTAACCCCTTACAATAGGCTTCTCTGGCCACTTAACCTCGTCCATTTTCTCATAGAATATATCTCTTGGAATATCAACTACAACAGGGCCAGGTCTTCCTGTCGTGGCTATATAAAACGCATTTTTAACCCATATAGGAATTTCTTCGATTTTCTTTACTTCCACCACGTATTTTGTAATGTGTTCAAATATACCCATTACATCAGCTTCTTGGAATGCCATTTTTCCAATTGAGGATCTGGGTACTTGTCCGGTTATCGCTATTACTGGTGATGAGTCCCAATAGGCAGTTATTAAGCCAGTTACAAGGTTTGTAGTTCCGGGACCTGAGGTTGCCGTGCATACTCCGGGTACTCCGGAGGCTCTTGCGTAACCGTCGGCAGCGTGAGCGGCAGCTTGTTCGTGTCTCATTAGAACGTGTCTAAGTTCTCCATTTTGTATGTCTTCGAGAAAGGCGTCATATATTTGCATGTTTGATAATCCTGGTATACCGAAGATTACCTTTACACCTTCTCTTTTTAGAGAATCGACTAGAATTCTAGCACCACTTGGCATAATCACACACCCCTAATAGAAGTAGGTTGTATGATAGAATACTCAAATACATTCTTTCTCCTATTTTCTCTTTTGATCGAGAATTTAGGAGAAAATTTAGTCGATTTGGAGGGTACAGTCACCTATCATCTTTTTCACAAACAGAAGTGAATGAGTTTTAGATTTTTAAATATTACTGTAATTCTTTTCACTTAACTTCTTCGAATTATAAATACTTTTTATTTTTTCTATGATTTGTTTGTGATTATTAATATCCCCCCACATCTCTAAACAGTTTACATTACCTACATATAACCAAGTGTTTCCGAAATGAACTCTGCGATCATCAACAAACAAAATCTCCTCAGGTTTGATCTCAATTTTCTTCGACTGTCTAAGCAAGGAGATTATATGGCTTATGTAAATGAATTTGAAAGGATACTCTCTTGAGACTATCAGATCGAAATAGTTCTTCAGCTTAAGTGTTGACAACACAATTTCGGTCTTTTCAGGAATGTTCCACGTTGCTAATACGAGATAAAAACCCATGTCTTTGAGTTCTTGAAGAGTTTCTCTTACGCCAGGAAATAAAATTACCTTACTTCCACTTGAGTCCTCTAAGCTATTCTCGTTAACTAATTTTAGAGGGGGTTTAAGGTTGGATATATTAGGGTGATCCCATAGGGTCTTGTCCGCGTCAAACACTACTACTTTTATCATCTGTCTTTACATCTGGTGGATAAGTATAATAAATTATTTTGCCATCGTGATAATCTCTAATTAGTACCTTTGCTGCTTCGTCAATATTAGGTTCTTTTGTGGTCTTGTATATCCACCCGCGCTTTAGTGCTAGTTTGTTTAAGAAATCGTAATAGTCGGAATAATCAAGTTTGTAAACGTTTTTAATCACATTAGGGTCAAATTGCTGTATTCTGTCAAAGAGAAGCTTCGCAGCTCTTACCGGGTCTTCTAGCTTGTCCACGTTAATCCCCCTTATAATTCGCTCTAATTCATTCCCGTCTGGTGGAATAATTCCCGGTGTATCCCATATGTATAATCTTGAGTCAACTCGGAAGAGTTGAACGGCTTTAGTATAACCATAGCTCATTGGAAACTTTGAGGTTGTTGCCGAGTGTCTCCCTTTTAGTGCGTTTATTATAGACGATTTACCCGTTTTAGGATATCCTACGAGTACAACTATTCCTTCTTGTTTTCCACCTAAAAGTTCCTTGATTTTATCCCTAAGGACTTTAGTACCTAAGTGACCGGTTGCGGATATGTAAACTGTTGGTATTTCATCCTTTCTTTCTATGTACTCTTTCCATTTCTGTAACACGTCTAACGGAATTAGGTCTCCTTTATTGATAACTATAAGAAGTTTTTTATCTTTTCTTCTAGATATATCTTCTATTTTCCTTGATCTAGTAAGGTCAGGTTCACGTGAGTCTACCACTTCAACTACTACGTCGGACTTATTAATGAGGGCAAGAACTTTCCTTATCATTCACTTTATTTTTGGTGGTTAAGGTATTAATAATATGCCAATTGGAAATATGGTAACATTCGATAAGGGCTCCTTTGATGGGACTATTGATTATGACTTCTTTACTACATCTACGAAACTTAGCACATCCCTAAAAGAATTTACATACGTTATAAATGTCGACAGTAAACCGGAGAAGGTTTATATAATCTTTAACATAGAGCGGGACAAAAACGTAGAGCCAAAGTGGAGACTCTGGTTAAACGATTTTTCATTAACTAAGGAGTTCAGACCTAACATAGAAGTAGAGAACGGAAGTAGAAAAATTTCGTCGATAATCTATGACATTTCCCCTTTAGTTAAACTAGGTAGGAACGAATTTCTCATCACGTATAAAGGTATCCACGAGATTTCACTGGATAGTATAGGTCACGTTGTGTTCTACAGAGCGGAAAAGTTTGAAACTAAATATGATCTGATGGCTGGGATTCTGGTCTTGAAGCCTGGGGAGGAAATGAAGTTTAACTGTTATGGAGAATGCCACTTAATAGCTAAGAATGTGGGTAAGAATGCTAGATTATTTGTAGATAGTTACCTAATAACGAGCGAAAACGAAGTTGAAGAGATTACTATGAGAAAACAAGGAGACATTTACGTTAGGTATATGTCCGAAAGTAACTCAAGATCCCTAGCTTATATTTACAATTTTTACAGTATTAATTATAAGATCCCTAGCATAATCCTTAACGTCGATCCTAAAGTAGATAAAGATTCTCTAAATGTGATAATTACTAACTTAAGCGAGATAGAACTAGATAAAGTTATAGTGAACGTTCTCTTTAACGGGCTTTCTATTAGTTACAAAATGTTTAACGACGTAAAAATTTCAGACACGCTAGATATTAAAGTAGGTTTACCTCTAAACAAGAAAGGTAATTTGGTAATAAGGGCAGTAGGTATAAAAAGTGGTTTTAGGAAGACATTTGACAAATCTTTAACTATTTGATTGAATATGGCACGTTAAACTAGAGCCTAACAGGCAAACTTCCTAGTATAAAAGCTATTATTGTTCCTAATGCATACACTTTCATCACACTCCTAGCCTTGGAAGAGTTTTCTATAGTCTCTTTAAGGAGGACAACGTAAATTAATAGGAAATCTAAGATTAAAATCGAAATGAGATATATTATATTAAAGCCTAACCAATAGGGAAGAGGAGACGTTATTATTAACCCTACTAAAATTGCCTTAGAGACTTTCCAAGCTTTGCTTATCCCTAACCTTACAGCTAGAGTCCTCACGTTATTAGCCTTATCTCCTTCATAATCCTCAATTCCTTTTATGAATTCTCTAGACAAAGTGAAGAAGAATATGTACAGAGTGGGGATCGAGACCAAATAAAGCCAATTTCCAGTAAAGTATGCCAGACCCCCGTAGAAGGCTGATAAAGCTGATGTTAAAGCTACTATCAAGTTACCTATTAGCCCGCTTTTCTTCAAGGAAGCCGCATATTCGAATAATAAGATCACCGTAATCAAGGCTACTAATGCAGGAAAGATACCAAGAATAAGGGACAAAAGTATTCCCGATATTGATGTTGCATAGGCCAAGTTTTTCGCAGTTTGTAGGCTGACAATTCCTGAAGGTATAGGTCTGTAGGGTTTGTTTATACGATCTATTTCCACGTCATACACGTCGTTGATTACATAACCACCAGCAGCGACGAGAGCAACGACTAAAGAGGAAATTATCATCCGGACTGGGATTATATGCCATTCTGAAGCTACTAAATAGCCCATTAGTGCTGACAATGCGGAACCTATAACGTTATGTATCCTCACTAATTGTAGATAAGGTTTTATTGACATAATCGAATAAATTAGATTGAAAGGATTCTTATAAGGTGAACTAATGTCATCACAAGACGACATAAATATTGCAATAAAGTACTTCAAGAACGTAATTTCAGTAGGGGAAATATTAGCTGTCAGAGAGTTGAAGGCACTAGGGGTTAAAGAGCCCGAGGCTACGATAGCTAAATTAATTGAAATGGGGGTTATTGAGAAAGGCGAAGGTTGTTATAATCTAGTGAGAAATAGGAGTGAGACTCCTCCTGACAAAAAGTGAGTGTAAGTCGAACTCCTCGTTTGCATATAGGGTTTTTCCGTTAAAAACTGTAAAACCGAATTTCAAAGCCAAGCTCCAAACTTTCTCAGCCAGAGATAATATGTTCTGTTGCTTTCTGATCTCTTTCGATAACTTTTTGAATTTTTCTCTATGTTCTTTTTCATCCCCTTCGTATACTATCTT
It encodes the following:
- a CDS encoding 30S ribosomal protein S26e; this translates as MPKKRENRGRRKGDKGHVGYISCDQCGARVPEDKAICVTKPYSPVDPALAAELEKKGAIIMRYPVTKCYCVNCAVYLGIIKIRPEEERKQKAKLY
- the pdxS gene encoding pyridoxal 5'-phosphate synthase lyase subunit PdxS, which encodes MRLYELSFYEIESFFYKLAELRDILKDENLLTISPILEKGDVVQGTSMVRHAFPIFQKGGVVMDVTNVTQAQIAEDAGATAVMVLDKLPYDVRKSGGVARMADPKIIEEVMNSITIPVMAKVRIGHYYEAKVLEALGVDMIDESEVLTPADEEHHINKWEFKVPFVNGARSLGEALRRISEGASMIRTKGEAGTGNVSEAVKHMKIINNEIAQLVSMNEEDRLKKSRELQVPYQLVELTVKLKRLPVVNFAAGGIATPADAALMMWLGADGVFVGSGIFKSSDPDMRAKAVVLATANWEDPEIVLEAQKMISESKSMMGIDIKSLKPEELLQIRGS
- the pdxT gene encoding pyridoxal 5'-phosphate synthase glutaminase subunit PdxT, producing MKIGILAYQGSFEEHALQLKRAMIKLNVSGDILPVKKTGDLKQVDGLIIPGGESTTIGIIAQKLGVLDDLKSKITEGTPVLGTCAGAIMLAKDVTDAKVSKKSQPLIGEMNIQVIRNYYGRQRESFEATLDFSVIGGGKGRVVFIRAPAIVKTWGEAKSLITLQGVTVMAEERNMIATTFHPELSNTTIVHEYFLDHVKR
- a CDS encoding PINc/VapC family ATPase — protein: MPPKDLLPDKSALIHGISKYVAEQRLYGNILIHKILLNELERDAREGLVSAEIALEEVSRLKELSEELLVSFEIVGDEGRYSSVNEGLREYCLRRSCTIVTADAIQQRLAESLGIDVILLTPDVTSLTIDKLFDENTMSVHLKEGTTPKAKKGKPGNWQFVELSPNILTGHEIKKIVNEILSAVDYVKDSFIEIERKGSTIIQLGNYRIVIIRPPLSDGWEVTITRPVARKRLEDYNLNEKLLLRLRDRAEGILIAGSPGMGKTTFAQALAEFYMRMNKVVKTIESPRDMHLPPEITQYSKNYAEVGELHDILLLSRPDYTVYDEMRNDEDFKLYIDLRLAGIGMIGVVHATSPIDAIHRFINRVDIGTIPNILDTIVFIHSGNVAKVYSLDMTVKVPTGLKEADLARPVVEVKDLLTDRVEYEIYVFGEQTMIVPVASITAKAGNSIQRRLENLISNIIPSASVTYENGEYVITIPKEGIGLFNKRVVTKLKKYEKKYGIKTRIRFPE
- the hjc gene encoding Holliday junction resolvase Hjc; its protein translation is MTSNKSRGTSLERYIVSKLRDRGFAVIRAPASGAKRKDHVPDIVAMKSGVIILIEMKSRKNGSRIYIEREQAEGIKEFARRSGGELFIGAKIDKELRFVKFDSLRKTEIGNYVVDMETLSIGLTFDDLVRYVDAKLSKTLDFFM
- the ilvC gene encoding ketol-acid reductoisomerase — translated: MVKIYTDKDASLEPIKDKTIAVLGYGSQGHAWALNLRDSGLKVLVGLEREGKSWEQAKKDGFNPMHTEDAVKNADIIIFLLPDMVQRTVYLERVKPHLRSGNDLVFAHGFNIHYRLIEPPKDVDVYMIAPKGPGPIVREYFVKGGGVPALVAVHQNYSGKALEKALAIAKALGATRAGVIETTFKEETETDLFGEQVDLVGGITQLMRSAFQVLVEAGYQPEIAYYETINEMKMIVDLIYEKGFSGMFKAVSDTAKYGGLTAGKYVIDESVKKRMKEVLDRIRSGEFANQWIEEYGKGAPTLVKGVQELENSLEEKVGREVREISLRGKPKS
- a CDS encoding ACT domain-containing protein, with amino-acid sequence MTQEKVVRVIGYYRDPGYIERVAGAFRKLLMDINWIQGRKVSDDGLYEIYLGVPYTNNFDIAIQNLSKTVDVEKVEVLEDAVVTTYVIKRDGSVVRGEPFEAKEYDIVVFKPSFSKVTTLSWGIVSGKNIY
- a CDS encoding acetolactate synthase large subunit — protein: MPSGARILVDSLKREGVKVIFGIPGLSNMQIYDAFLEDIQNGELRHVLMRHEQAAAHAADGYARASGVPGVCTATSGPGTTNLVTGLITAYWDSSPVIAITGQVPRSSIGKMAFQEADVMGIFEHITKYVVEVKKIEEIPIWVKNAFYIATTGRPGPVVVDIPRDIFYEKMDEVKWPEKPIVRGYKEFPTIIDRQKLKKAAEILINAERPIILAGTGVVWSNAIQEVLELAELLHMPIISTFPGKSAIPHDHPLYFGPMGYYGRAEASMAALESDAMLVVGARFSDRTITSYDEMIETRKKFIMINIDPSDGERAIKVDVNLVGDAKILLKELTKAVIELGMKNDHSAWLKRLKEYKEYYAQFYFHDEPNKLKPWKVLKTIRNAIPRDAIVTTGVGQHQMWAEVFWEVLEPRTFLSSTGMGTMGFGLPAAMGAKLAKPDKVVVDLDGDGSFLMTGTNLATAVDEHIPVISIVFDNRTLGLVRQVQDLFFNRRVVGVDYGPSPDFVKLAEAFGALGYNATSYEEIEKSIKAAIREDMPAVIRVPIDKEELALPTLPPGGRLKQVILRDPRKGS
- a CDS encoding magnesium-dependent phosphatase-1, whose protein sequence is MIKVVVFDADKTLWDHPNISNLKPPLKLVNENSLEDSSGSKVILFPGVRETLQELKDMGFYLVLATWNIPEKTEIVLSTLKLKNYFDLIVSREYPFKFIYISHIISLLRQSKKIEIKPEEILFVDDRRVHFGNTWLYVGNVNCLEMWGDINNHKQIIEKIKSIYNSKKLSEKNYSNI
- a CDS encoding GTPase; its protein translation is MIRKVLALINKSDVVVEVVDSREPDLTRSRKIEDISRRKDKKLLIVINKGDLIPLDVLQKWKEYIERKDEIPTVYISATGHLGTKVLRDKIKELLGGKQEGIVVLVGYPKTGKSSIINALKGRHSATTSKFPMSYGYTKAVQLFRVDSRLYIWDTPGIIPPDGNELERIIRGINVDKLEDPVRAAKLLFDRIQQFDPNVIKNVYKLDYSDYYDFLNKLALKRGWIYKTTKEPNIDEAAKVLIRDYHDGKIIYYTYPPDVKTDDKSSSV
- a CDS encoding UbiA family prenyltransferase encodes the protein MSIKPYLQLVRIHNVIGSALSALMGYLVASEWHIIPVRMIISSLVVALVAAGGYVINDVYDVEIDRINKPYRPIPSGIVSLQTAKNLAYATSISGILLSLILGIFPALVALITVILLFEYAASLKKSGLIGNLIVALTSALSAFYGGLAYFTGNWLYLVSIPTLYIFFFTLSREFIKGIEDYEGDKANNVRTLAVRLGISKAWKVSKAILVGLIITSPLPYWLGFNIIYLISILILDFLLIYVVLLKETIENSSKARSVMKVYALGTIIAFILGSLPVRL
- a CDS encoding PolB1-binding protein PBP2 family protein; this encodes MSSQDDINIAIKYFKNVISVGEILAVRELKALGVKEPEATIAKLIEMGVIEKGEGCYNLVRNRSETPPDKK